One genomic region from Nostoc sphaeroides encodes:
- a CDS encoding type II toxin-antitoxin system ParD family antitoxin: MNIQLKAEYEQFIQTRIATGRYENAEDVIAKALKLLEEWEKGYQEWEEETHKKIAVGLASIERGDVIDGEVVMARLSEKLRKARETQG; the protein is encoded by the coding sequence ATGAACATCCAACTTAAGGCTGAATACGAGCAATTTATACAAACCCGAATTGCTACAGGTAGATATGAAAATGCTGAAGATGTTATTGCTAAAGCATTGAAACTGCTGGAAGAATGGGAGAAGGGTTATCAGGAATGGGAAGAAGAAACCCATAAAAAAATAGCTGTTGGGCTTGCTTCTATTGAACGTGGAGACGTAATAGATGGTGAAGTGGTGATGGCGCGACTGTCAGAAAAATTACGCAAAGCGCGTGAGACTCAAGGATAA
- a CDS encoding calcium-binding protein, which produces MSEIFLPTDLFDSSGFRWDIQGDGNINNGTVDAYDGGLILNNFFPFLNTAQTEDNGREVVIEPVFIDQVQVQRKIYVPEDQSWARFLEIVTNTSSATVNYTVNLNTNLGSDDSTVLVSTSSGDNVFNTDDNWLVTDDFDGGGDPTLVHVIAGENGSLRPDAASLNFDNVNFAYNLTLAPGETQIVMHFAAQNSDQATALAKAADLTSLELDALAGISSEELQQIVNFALTPPPTLRGSQNDDVLTGSNSREIIFGLGGNDVLEGLGGNDKIFGGSCNDLISGGNGQDTVEGGSGEDLIFGDAGNDILIGNGGRDDISGGDGNDNIDGGKGSDRLNGEIGNDTISGGNGDDNIDGGEGIDSISGGEGSDRIFGGNDDDILSGGNGNDIIDGGEGIDSISGGEGSDRIFGRNDNDIISGGNGNDIIDSGDGDDSISGGEGSDRIFGRNGNDIISGEAGTDTLIAGLGNDSLDGGEGSDRLIGVENGLGFGTGEVDILTGSSGSDTFVLGDSSFVYYDDGQSLTTGESDYALITDFDFNQDFIELKGSRDFYSLDLFTSATGTTDAVLIYDPGVIARGEVIGLLQNVSLDLNISSSAFTFV; this is translated from the coding sequence ATGTCAGAGATTTTTTTACCTACTGATTTATTCGATTCTTCTGGATTTCGTTGGGATATCCAAGGAGATGGGAATATTAATAATGGCACTGTTGATGCCTACGATGGTGGACTCATTTTAAATAACTTCTTCCCTTTCTTGAATACTGCTCAAACCGAGGATAACGGACGAGAAGTAGTTATCGAGCCAGTTTTCATTGATCAAGTGCAAGTGCAGCGGAAAATATATGTGCCAGAAGACCAGTCTTGGGCTAGATTTCTCGAAATTGTCACAAATACTAGTTCTGCAACGGTCAATTACACAGTTAACCTCAATACTAATCTCGGTTCTGACGATTCAACTGTTTTAGTTAGCACTTCTAGTGGTGATAATGTCTTTAACACAGACGATAACTGGCTGGTTACCGATGATTTTGATGGTGGAGGCGACCCTACGCTAGTGCATGTAATAGCAGGGGAAAATGGAAGTCTTAGACCTGATGCTGCATCTTTGAACTTTGATAACGTTAATTTTGCATACAATCTCACTTTAGCTCCTGGTGAAACCCAGATTGTGATGCATTTTGCGGCTCAAAATTCTGATCAAGCGACAGCACTGGCTAAAGCAGCAGATTTAACATCCCTTGAGTTGGATGCATTGGCAGGGATAAGTTCAGAAGAACTACAGCAGATAGTTAATTTTGCTTTGACTCCTCCACCCACTTTGAGAGGGAGTCAAAATGACGATGTATTGACAGGTTCTAACAGCCGTGAAATCATTTTCGGTTTAGGTGGCAATGATGTCCTGGAAGGACTTGGCGGTAATGACAAAATTTTCGGTGGTAGCTGCAATGACCTAATTAGTGGCGGCAATGGTCAGGATACCGTGGAAGGAGGAAGTGGTGAAGATTTGATTTTTGGTGATGCTGGCAATGACATTTTAATCGGTAATGGAGGCCGGGATGATATATCCGGTGGAGATGGCAACGACAACATTGATGGTGGTAAAGGTAGCGATCGCCTTAATGGAGAAATAGGCAATGACACCATCAGTGGTGGGAATGGTGACGACAACATTGATGGTGGTGAAGGCATCGACTCTATCTCTGGTGGTGAAGGTAGCGATCGCATCTTTGGCGGCAATGATGATGACATTCTCAGTGGTGGGAATGGCAACGACATTATTGATGGTGGCGAAGGCATCGACTCCATCTCTGGTGGTGAAGGTAGCGATCGCATCTTTGGCCGTAATGATAATGACATTATCAGTGGTGGAAATGGCAATGACATTATAGATAGTGGTGATGGCGACGACTCTATCTCTGGTGGTGAAGGTAGCGATCGCATCTTTGGCCGCAATGGTAATGACATTATCAGTGGTGAAGCCGGAACAGACACTCTCATCGCTGGATTGGGGAACGATTCTCTTGATGGCGGTGAAGGTAGCGATCGCCTGATTGGAGTGGAGAATGGACTGGGATTTGGTACTGGTGAAGTTGATATTTTAACCGGTTCATCCGGTAGCGATACCTTCGTCCTTGGGGATAGTAGTTTTGTCTACTACGATGATGGTCAGTCTTTGACTACAGGGGAGTCTGACTATGCCCTAATTACTGACTTTGACTTCAATCAAGATTTTATTGAACTCAAAGGCTCAAGGGATTTCTATAGCTTAGACCTCTTTACTTCTGCCACTGGCACGACTGATGCTGTACTAATTTACGATCCTGGAGTAATAGCCAGAGGTGAAGTGATTGGCCTTTTGCAAAATGTATCGCTAGATTTGAATATCTCTAGTAGTGCCTTTACCTTTGTGTAG
- a CDS encoding helix-turn-helix domain-containing protein has translation MDEQLKKLIDEVCCYPDPSLERQKALNRLLMVIQQLPGIYKSGHQDYLEALNQTWEWVSRKICSFEARSRSDSVRVASRREGVSPSFQQSLVIWINGYLKWRIKDLYLPDSNYTISLDRLTRNDEGDETTLLNILPDRQSQTISLDLLDIKIAQIQETERQCLGKRIWQYIEQDEEGKLTASHPRKNPECHCHLLAMRLLLKEPPHKIADIARELNISNQTLYSHWKKNCLPLLREIGMNFGSD, from the coding sequence GTGGATGAACAACTTAAAAAACTGATTGATGAGGTATGCTGCTACCCAGACCCCAGTCTAGAAAGGCAGAAAGCATTAAATAGACTGCTGATGGTGATTCAACAACTCCCTGGCATTTATAAGTCTGGACACCAAGACTATTTAGAAGCCTTAAATCAAACTTGGGAATGGGTGAGCCGGAAGATTTGCTCTTTTGAAGCGCGTTCACGAAGTGACTCCGTTCGCGTAGCGTCCCGAAGGGAAGGAGTATCGCCTTCTTTCCAACAAAGCCTAGTAATCTGGATTAATGGCTATCTCAAGTGGCGCATTAAAGATTTATATCTACCAGATAGCAATTATACCATCAGTTTAGACAGGCTTACCCGTAACGATGAGGGTGACGAAACAACCCTGCTCAATATTTTGCCAGACCGTCAGTCACAAACTATTTCTTTAGATTTGCTGGATATCAAAATTGCCCAAATCCAGGAAACTGAGCGTCAATGCCTTGGTAAACGCATCTGGCAATATATTGAGCAAGACGAAGAGGGTAAATTAACAGCTAGTCATCCCCGCAAAAATCCAGAATGCCATTGTCACTTATTGGCAATGCGCTTACTTCTGAAAGAACCACCTCATAAAATCGCCGATATTGCTAGAGAGTTAAATATAAGCAATCAAACTCTCTACTCCCACTGGAAGAAAAATTGTCTTCCCCTGTTAAGAGAAATTGGTATGAATTTCGGATCTGACTAA
- a CDS encoding type II toxin-antitoxin system RelE/ParE family toxin encodes MEYFIAKEASQDLDEILDYFLVRNINAGERFIQEFNKKCQNIAQFPNIGRSYAKFDPSLRGIPLDGYIIFYRVFEDSVVIVRVISGYRDLKSIFADVNDE; translated from the coding sequence ATGGAATATTTTATTGCCAAAGAAGCAAGCCAAGATTTAGATGAAATTTTGGATTATTTTTTAGTTCGCAATATCAACGCAGGGGAAAGATTTATTCAAGAATTTAATAAGAAGTGCCAAAATATAGCCCAATTCCCGAATATAGGACGAAGCTACGCCAAGTTTGATCCAAGCCTTAGAGGAATACCCTTAGATGGCTACATTATTTTTTATCGAGTTTTTGAAGATAGTGTTGTGATTGTGCGGGTAATTAGCGGTTATCGAGATTTAAAATCTATATTTGCAGATGTGAACGATGAATAG
- a CDS encoding glycoside hydrolase family 10 protein, whose product MVSRFNRKNEQWRVWVVNASFKFMKSPFIVQSWRRLLKFLFPILILISFFTVLLVDSFTPAITEGGRLGAIAQIPRQEIRGVWMTTNDFDTLKNRDKVQDAVSQLRRMNFNTIYPVVWNSGYVMYPSAIAQRANIQPFVYKGLDGHDILADLITQAHRQGLLVIPWFEFGFMAPPTSELAMNYPDWFTQKRDGSQTSISAAGEVMWLNPFLPKVQQFITNLVLETVTQYDADGIQFDDHMSLPHEFGYDKYTVALYTKETKNPPPTNSQDAAWVKWRADKITAFMVQLNQAVKQRKPQAIFSVSPNYYDFAYKFHLQDWLSWIRQNIVDELIVQIYRPNLQSFVANISRAEIQEAQKIIPTGIGVMTGLRNNPVPMQQIKSQVRAAQERGLGVTFFYYESLWNDALEPLNERQAGFATLFRSPALRAKVE is encoded by the coding sequence ATGGTTAGTAGATTCAATCGTAAAAACGAGCAATGGCGTGTGTGGGTAGTTAATGCATCATTCAAATTTATGAAATCACCTTTTATTGTTCAAAGTTGGCGGCGACTACTCAAGTTTCTTTTTCCGATTCTCATTTTAATATCCTTTTTTACTGTATTATTGGTGGACAGTTTCACTCCTGCGATCACCGAAGGTGGGCGCTTGGGCGCGATCGCACAGATACCCCGTCAGGAAATTCGCGGGGTTTGGATGACCACTAATGATTTTGACACCCTTAAAAATCGGGACAAAGTGCAGGATGCGGTGAGTCAATTACGGCGGATGAACTTCAACACCATCTATCCTGTGGTGTGGAATTCTGGCTATGTGATGTATCCTAGCGCGATCGCACAACGTGCAAATATTCAACCTTTTGTCTACAAAGGTTTAGATGGACATGATATTCTTGCAGACCTGATTACCCAAGCCCATCGCCAAGGATTGCTAGTAATTCCCTGGTTTGAATTTGGTTTTATGGCTCCCCCAACCTCAGAATTGGCAATGAATTATCCTGATTGGTTCACACAAAAGCGGGATGGTAGCCAAACTTCGATTAGTGCGGCGGGTGAAGTTATGTGGCTCAATCCGTTCCTTCCAAAAGTGCAACAGTTCATCACTAATCTAGTGCTAGAAACTGTTACCCAATATGATGCCGATGGTATTCAATTTGACGATCACATGAGTTTGCCTCACGAATTTGGTTACGACAAATATACAGTTGCTTTGTACACCAAAGAAACGAAGAATCCTCCCCCAACTAATTCCCAAGATGCGGCATGGGTAAAGTGGCGGGCAGATAAAATTACGGCGTTCATGGTACAACTTAACCAAGCTGTGAAGCAGAGAAAACCCCAGGCAATTTTCTCTGTTTCTCCTAATTACTATGATTTTGCTTATAAGTTTCACTTGCAAGATTGGCTGAGTTGGATACGGCAAAATATTGTGGATGAGTTAATTGTGCAAATTTATCGTCCGAATCTACAAAGTTTTGTGGCTAATATTTCTCGTGCAGAAATTCAAGAAGCGCAAAAAATAATTCCAACTGGAATTGGCGTTATGACAGGGTTACGAAATAATCCAGTTCCCATGCAGCAAATTAAGTCTCAGGTGCGGGCTGCTCAAGAACGCGGTTTAGGCGTAACTTTCTTTTATTATGAAAGTCTTTGGAACGATGCTCTAGAACCTTTAAATGAGCGCCAAGCTGGATTTGCAACTCTCTTTCGCTCTCCCGCACTCCGCGCCAAAGTTGAATAA
- a CDS encoding DUF1822 family protein has product MTNTQPHLLSVPLPQNAHRWAEEFATQQDNPQKGKQVYLNTLAVYAVHSYLKWLNIETALNQGDSWHRGLRAIFDVADLVLPGVGKLECRPVLPGETAIVLPPTMTQERIGYVGVQFSQQLDYVELLGFLPAREMNESPAILQIAQLQSFDSLLEIIHRRTRLINLRQWVTGIFEQDWQPPELVFANNFRSSSTMTRPSTNSISRAKAIKLESQLLLLVQLTPTDSEVFDIRLRIYPGDDAIHLPPDLQLIVVDEAGNTGMEAQARSADDWMQLEFSCQHEEKFSVKIVLGETSLMEEFVV; this is encoded by the coding sequence ATGACTAACACACAACCACATCTTTTAAGTGTCCCTCTCCCCCAAAATGCCCACCGTTGGGCTGAGGAATTTGCCACCCAGCAAGATAACCCCCAAAAGGGAAAACAAGTTTATCTGAATACTTTGGCTGTTTATGCCGTTCACAGTTATCTCAAATGGCTGAACATTGAGACAGCACTAAATCAAGGCGACAGTTGGCATCGTGGTTTAAGGGCGATTTTTGATGTTGCTGATTTAGTCTTGCCGGGTGTTGGTAAGCTTGAATGTCGTCCAGTGTTACCGGGTGAAACTGCTATAGTGTTGCCTCCAACTATGACACAAGAACGCATTGGTTATGTAGGAGTTCAGTTTAGTCAGCAATTAGATTACGTAGAATTACTGGGATTTCTCCCAGCAAGGGAGATGAATGAATCACCAGCAATACTGCAAATAGCACAACTGCAATCATTTGATTCTCTTTTGGAAATTATCCATAGGCGAACGCGATTAATAAATCTGCGTCAATGGGTTACGGGAATCTTTGAGCAAGATTGGCAACCCCCAGAGTTAGTGTTTGCTAACAATTTCAGAAGCAGTAGCACAATGACTCGCCCTTCAACTAACTCTATCAGTCGGGCAAAGGCGATTAAATTGGAAAGCCAACTACTGTTGTTAGTGCAGTTAACTCCCACAGATAGCGAAGTTTTTGATATTCGCCTACGAATTTATCCAGGTGATGATGCGATTCATCTACCACCAGATTTACAACTGATTGTTGTTGATGAAGCCGGAAACACTGGCATGGAAGCGCAAGCAAGAAGTGCAGATGACTGGATGCAACTAGAGTTTAGCTGCCAGCACGAGGAAAAATTCAGTGTCAAAATAGTGTTAGGAGAAACAAGTCTGATGGAAGAGTTTGTTGTTTAA
- a CDS encoding PspA/IM30 family protein yields the protein MKKAMYWLMGEKAGRTIVGTWNWLWGMPVESGGKVAVAVAEESLQSMQESVQKLAQAVAMQEGSYKTAKNKYETKVKELRTLEQQANIAQRSGNPEAARMAMAKAIQTEQILPKLEEMVKQAETSVNASKDKLNRERMKLETYKADMQNMKDMSEVNEALAMIAKVNNEFDIGSAKSDFEKAKSAVERRNFQTGALAEISENPTEKLQAEIERMTVDDEVSRRLQMLSESSLEKLPE from the coding sequence ATGAAAAAAGCTATGTACTGGTTAATGGGTGAAAAAGCAGGAAGAACTATAGTTGGTACTTGGAATTGGCTATGGGGAATGCCGGTAGAATCTGGTGGTAAGGTAGCTGTAGCCGTAGCTGAAGAATCACTGCAATCAATGCAAGAATCGGTACAAAAGCTAGCTCAAGCTGTTGCTATGCAAGAAGGTTCTTACAAAACAGCCAAAAATAAATACGAGACAAAAGTTAAAGAATTACGGACTTTGGAGCAGCAAGCAAATATTGCCCAGCGCAGTGGTAATCCAGAAGCAGCAAGGATGGCAATGGCTAAGGCAATTCAGACAGAGCAAATTTTACCTAAATTGGAGGAAATGGTCAAACAAGCTGAGACATCTGTAAATGCTTCTAAAGACAAACTGAACCGGGAGCGCATGAAGCTAGAAACCTACAAAGCTGATATGCAAAATATGAAAGATATGTCAGAGGTGAATGAAGCACTAGCGATGATTGCCAAAGTCAATAATGAATTTGATATTGGTTCAGCAAAAAGTGACTTTGAAAAAGCTAAAAGTGCAGTTGAACGCCGAAATTTCCAAACAGGCGCTTTAGCTGAAATCTCTGAAAACCCAACTGAAAAACTTCAGGCTGAAATAGAACGCATGACTGTAGATGATGAAGTTTCTCGTCGTTTGCAAATGTTAAGTGAATCGAGTCTTGAAAAATTACCAGAGTAA
- the gndA gene encoding NADP-dependent phosphogluconate dehydrogenase: MTLQSFGVIGLAVMGENIALNVERNGFPIAVYNRSREKTDAFMAQRATGRNVKAAFTLEEFVALLERPRKILVMVQAGKPVDAVIAQLKPLLEEGDIIIDGGNSWFEDTERRTQELEPAGLRYLGMGVSGGEEGALNGPSLMPGGTTSSYEFLSPIFNKIAAQVDDGPCVTYIGPGGSGHYVKMVHNGIEYGDMQLIAEAYDLLKNVAGLNPSQLHDVFAEWNTTDELDSFLIEITKNIFPYIDPETKKPLVDLIVDAAGQKGTGRWTVQTALELGVAIPTITAAVNARIISSIKDERVAASKVLTGPSGKYDGQTKDFINKVRDALYCSKICSYAQGMALLSTASKTYNWNLDLGEMARIWKGGCIIRARFLNKIKKAFSENPALPNLLLAPEFKQTILDRQTAWREVIATAATVGIPVPAFSASLDYFDSYRRDRLPQNLTQAQRDYFGAHTYLRLDKPGSFHTEWVPIAEAKK, from the coding sequence ATGACACTACAAAGCTTTGGTGTGATTGGATTAGCCGTTATGGGTGAGAACATCGCTCTCAACGTGGAGCGCAATGGCTTCCCAATTGCAGTTTACAACCGCTCCCGCGAAAAAACGGATGCGTTTATGGCGCAGCGTGCTACAGGACGGAACGTCAAAGCCGCCTTTACTCTAGAAGAATTCGTTGCCTTATTGGAACGTCCCCGCAAAATTCTAGTAATGGTGCAAGCTGGTAAACCAGTGGATGCGGTGATTGCTCAACTCAAACCCTTGTTAGAAGAAGGCGATATCATTATCGACGGTGGCAACTCTTGGTTTGAAGATACGGAACGACGCACTCAGGAATTAGAACCCGCAGGGCTTCGGTATCTTGGTATGGGTGTCAGTGGCGGTGAAGAAGGAGCGCTAAATGGGCCTTCACTGATGCCTGGAGGTACAACAAGCTCTTACGAGTTTCTATCACCAATTTTCAACAAAATTGCTGCCCAAGTCGATGATGGCCCTTGTGTAACCTATATTGGCCCTGGTGGTTCTGGCCACTATGTCAAAATGGTACACAACGGTATTGAGTATGGCGATATGCAGCTAATTGCTGAAGCCTACGACTTGCTGAAAAATGTCGCTGGATTAAACCCCAGTCAGCTACATGATGTGTTTGCTGAATGGAATACCACCGATGAACTCGATTCATTTTTGATCGAGATTACGAAGAATATCTTCCCATATATTGACCCAGAAACAAAAAAACCCCTGGTGGATTTGATTGTTGACGCAGCCGGTCAAAAGGGAACTGGACGCTGGACTGTGCAAACTGCATTGGAATTGGGAGTTGCTATTCCCACAATTACAGCAGCAGTTAATGCCCGGATTATCTCTTCGATTAAAGATGAGCGGGTTGCAGCATCTAAAGTCCTCACAGGCCCCAGTGGCAAGTATGATGGGCAAACCAAGGACTTTATCAATAAAGTACGCGATGCTCTCTATTGCTCAAAAATCTGTTCTTATGCTCAAGGGATGGCGTTGCTATCCACAGCTTCAAAAACATATAACTGGAATTTGGATCTGGGCGAAATGGCGCGGATTTGGAAAGGTGGTTGTATTATTCGCGCTCGCTTTTTGAATAAGATTAAGAAGGCTTTTAGCGAAAATCCAGCTTTGCCTAACTTGCTGTTAGCTCCCGAATTTAAGCAGACAATTCTCGACAGACAGACTGCTTGGCGGGAAGTGATTGCGACAGCTGCAACAGTAGGAATTCCAGTACCCGCATTTAGCGCATCCTTGGATTATTTTGACAGCTATCGCCGCGATCGCCTACCTCAAAACTTGACTCAAGCACAACGCGACTACTTCGGCGCACATACCTACCTGCGTCTTGATAAGCCCGGAAGTTTCCACACTGAATGGGTACCCATTGCTGAAGCTAAGAAGTAA
- a CDS encoding Ycf66 family protein, protein MLAFVLALVVGVGSLAIYISAFFFPEIHRKNDFIWSGVGLFYALVLWVFAPRITGGLLLGHVASVALLVWFGWQTLSLRRQLTPQAQQTQVPSAETVKTGIQEQVNKLSIQERLGQLQKGLGSTFSGVKDKVQQTGSKKTPTTPKPENITSVIAEKPTVEIIDTTTPIPDKPAEETVTTDTEAKTESVPEAIPPHPPSPELVEAAQPDFEIEEKQPIPVEEIAPDAVLAPPAEVPPEEIQPNQTS, encoded by the coding sequence ATGCTGGCATTTGTCCTAGCTTTAGTGGTCGGTGTTGGTAGTTTAGCCATTTATATATCAGCTTTCTTTTTTCCAGAAATCCACCGCAAGAATGACTTTATCTGGAGTGGTGTAGGATTGTTCTATGCATTAGTCTTATGGGTGTTTGCACCACGCATTACTGGAGGTTTGTTGCTGGGTCATGTGGCTAGTGTGGCTCTTTTGGTCTGGTTTGGCTGGCAAACTCTATCATTACGTCGCCAATTGACCCCCCAAGCACAACAAACCCAAGTACCCAGTGCTGAGACGGTGAAAACTGGCATTCAAGAACAGGTGAATAAGTTGTCTATTCAGGAACGGCTGGGCCAGTTGCAAAAAGGTCTTGGTAGTACCTTCAGTGGCGTGAAAGACAAGGTGCAACAGACTGGGAGTAAAAAAACACCCACAACCCCCAAACCTGAAAACATTACCTCTGTAATAGCAGAGAAACCTACTGTTGAGATTATCGACACAACTACTCCCATACCAGACAAACCAGCAGAGGAGACAGTTACTACTGACACCGAAGCCAAAACCGAGAGTGTACCGGAAGCGATTCCACCACATCCCCCATCTCCTGAATTGGTGGAAGCAGCGCAACCAGATTTTGAAATTGAGGAGAAGCAACCGATTCCCGTAGAAGAAATTGCTCCCGATGCGGTACTCGCTCCCCCTGCGGAAGTACCACCTGAAGAAATACAGCCTAATCAAACTAGTTGA
- a CDS encoding substrate-binding domain-containing protein has product MAIVKLKLRRNSTDGFLVILTAKNLDEETEGFLPPLPPNLESSFNEWQSAYRQIEAVRSCVAPAPGLRLTPKSVTIHSHGEYTGAVKDYLNQWLNSGDSRWQPIRDRLIAIAQQLNQSNDEIRVIIDAKDIDLRRLPWQAWNLLEEHYPNAEVALSAPKSSNTKINKLVPKSTKVRILVAVGRSDGINTKDDLKVIQDLETDGVEVRCLIKPSRRDLSDALWEEQGYHIFVFTGHSGSQEDGQIGWIELNDKESLTIEEFKEALKQAIDKGLQLAIFNSCDGLGLANQLAQIHLPQVIIMREPVPDPVAVDFLRYFFQEFTHNNKSLFTSVKKARKRLEHFKSDYPGAIWLPTICIEANVEPLTWQGLREGSPPKPTPIKPEDSTHQPKKNIKPWLLIALLGVVISSGVAYLVGKKVNSDFSSVAAPEGTWLYGGSTSWAPVRQHVDIEIKKAHPQFELRYTDAINATPGSGTGIRMLLEGQLTFSQSSRPIADREYQQAQQRGLSLKQIPVALEGLAIAVHPTLQIPGLTLGQIKDIYTGKITNWNQVGGPNLKITAYSRRLEDGGTVEFLVDNVTGKEKLGSNVVYVYDTTDGLRKLASDRGGIYYASAPEVVPQCQIKPLAIAKQGNNFVAPYKEPLIKADQCPNQRNQLNIDAFKTGQYPITRQMFVIVKQNNNNSLEQQVGEVYANMLLTNQGQKLMNEAGFVRIR; this is encoded by the coding sequence ATGGCGATCGTCAAGTTGAAACTCAGACGCAATTCAACAGATGGATTTTTGGTAATTCTAACAGCGAAGAACTTGGATGAAGAAACAGAAGGATTTTTGCCTCCGTTACCACCAAATTTAGAATCATCCTTTAATGAATGGCAATCAGCCTATCGTCAAATCGAAGCTGTACGCTCTTGTGTTGCTCCCGCACCAGGGTTACGTCTTACACCCAAAAGTGTGACGATTCATTCCCACGGAGAATATACGGGAGCAGTCAAAGATTATCTAAATCAATGGCTCAACTCTGGAGATAGCAGGTGGCAACCAATCCGGGATAGATTAATTGCGATCGCTCAACAATTAAATCAGTCAAATGATGAAATTCGTGTAATCATTGATGCCAAAGATATCGATTTACGCCGCCTTCCTTGGCAAGCATGGAATTTATTAGAAGAACACTATCCCAACGCCGAAGTTGCCCTCAGTGCGCCCAAAAGCTCCAATACTAAGATAAATAAACTAGTTCCTAAAAGTACAAAAGTCAGAATTCTAGTTGCTGTGGGCAGAAGTGACGGCATTAATACAAAAGATGACTTAAAAGTAATTCAAGACTTAGAGACAGATGGGGTAGAAGTACGCTGTTTAATTAAGCCTAGCCGTCGGGATTTGTCTGATGCTCTTTGGGAAGAACAAGGCTACCATATTTTTGTTTTTACGGGACATAGTGGAAGTCAAGAAGATGGGCAGATAGGTTGGATTGAACTTAACGATAAAGAAAGTTTGACTATTGAGGAATTTAAGGAGGCTTTGAAGCAAGCTATTGATAAAGGATTACAGTTAGCAATTTTTAATTCTTGTGATGGTTTAGGATTAGCTAACCAACTTGCCCAAATACATTTACCTCAAGTTATTATCATGCGGGAACCTGTACCAGACCCCGTAGCAGTAGATTTTTTAAGGTATTTTTTCCAAGAATTTACTCATAATAATAAGTCACTATTTACTTCTGTAAAAAAAGCTCGGAAACGCCTAGAACATTTTAAATCTGATTATCCTGGTGCAATTTGGTTGCCAACAATTTGTATTGAAGCTAATGTTGAACCGTTGACTTGGCAAGGATTGCGCGAAGGTTCTCCGCCAAAGCCGACTCCCATCAAGCCAGAGGATTCAACTCATCAACCAAAGAAAAATATCAAGCCGTGGTTATTAATTGCTTTGCTTGGTGTGGTTATCAGTAGTGGTGTAGCCTATTTAGTTGGGAAAAAAGTCAACTCCGATTTTAGTTCGGTAGCTGCTCCTGAAGGAACATGGCTTTATGGTGGTAGCACATCTTGGGCACCAGTTCGGCAACATGTAGATATTGAAATCAAAAAAGCACATCCGCAGTTTGAATTACGCTATACAGATGCGATTAATGCTACACCAGGCTCCGGTACGGGAATTCGGATGTTGTTGGAAGGACAACTTACCTTTTCTCAATCTTCCCGCCCGATCGCAGACAGAGAGTATCAACAAGCTCAACAACGCGGATTGAGCCTGAAACAAATTCCAGTGGCTTTGGAAGGATTAGCGATCGCTGTTCACCCGACTCTGCAAATTCCAGGGCTAACCTTGGGGCAAATCAAAGATATTTACACTGGTAAAATAACCAACTGGAATCAGGTTGGCGGCCCTAACCTTAAAATTACTGCTTACTCCCGTCGCCTTGAAGACGGAGGCACTGTAGAATTCTTAGTTGACAATGTTACTGGTAAAGAAAAACTGGGAAGTAACGTAGTATACGTATACGATACAACAGACGGACTGAGAAAATTAGCCAGCGATCGCGGTGGTATTTACTACGCTTCGGCTCCAGAAGTTGTCCCCCAATGTCAGATTAAACCATTGGCGATCGCTAAACAAGGGAACAATTTTGTAGCTCCTTATAAAGAACCTTTGATTAAAGCCGATCAATGTCCCAATCAAAGGAATCAGTTAAACATCGATGCTTTCAAAACAGGTCAGTATCCAATTACACGCCAGATGTTTGTCATCGTTAAGCAGAATAATAATAACAGTTTAGAACAACAAGTGGGCGAGGTATACGCCAATATGCTACTAACAAATCAGGGACAAAAACTGATGAATGAAGCAGGATTTGTGCGTATCCGTTGA